The Brevibacillus brevis genome contains a region encoding:
- a CDS encoding PaaI family thioesterase: protein MTTKRLIDEQALHQKHYAEICEKLKQDPFAQFLGIKLIELGEGTATAEVTVAEHMLNAHGTAHGAIIFSLADFVFAAACNSYGKTSVALSMNIGFLAAAMKGNRLVATATEEKKNNRTAWYRIRVETEHGLVATLDALAYRKSDYFVKIDENE, encoded by the coding sequence ATGACCACGAAAAGGTTGATAGACGAACAAGCGCTCCATCAGAAGCATTACGCAGAGATTTGTGAGAAGCTAAAGCAAGATCCATTTGCACAGTTTTTGGGCATCAAGCTGATTGAGCTGGGAGAAGGAACGGCGACTGCGGAAGTCACAGTTGCCGAGCATATGCTGAATGCGCACGGCACTGCACATGGCGCAATCATCTTCTCCCTGGCAGACTTTGTTTTTGCAGCGGCCTGTAATTCCTATGGCAAAACGTCTGTAGCACTTTCGATGAATATCGGATTTTTGGCTGCTGCCATGAAAGGGAATCGCTTGGTGGCAACCGCGACCGAAGAGAAGAAAAACAATCGAACAGCCTGGTACCGCATCCGCGTAGAAACGGAGCATGGCTTGGTAGCGACCCTGGATGCACTGGCTTACCGGAAAAGTGATTACTTCGTCAAAATCGACGAAAACGAATAA
- the paaK gene encoding phenylacetate--CoA ligase PaaK encodes MIFNTEMETLPREKMKELQLARLKETVKRVYERVPFHTKAFNETGVKPEDIQSIEDIQKLPFMKKTDLRENYPFNLFAVEMKEVARIHGSSGTKGKPTVVGYTKKDLENWAEIVARAICCAGGEPGDIFHNAYGYGLFTGGLGLHNGIEHMGAVAVPVSGGNTSRQITLIEDFKPRGIAATPSYVLNIVEEMKKQGIDPRETSVKYGIFGAEPWSEEMRVQLEHELDIKAVDIYGLSEVMGPGVSIECHEVQDGLHIAEDHFYAEIIDPNTGEVLPYGQEGELVFTSLTKEAFPVVRYRTGDIASLNPEPCKCGRTTMRMSRIKGRVDDMLIIRGVNVFPTEIESVLLTFNQLAPHYQVVIERDGALDRFEVHCELTPAYANEISGNDSSALSPLVKEICHHIKNTLGVSVVLRVQPPNSLTRSEGKAIRVVDNRNKSQAAM; translated from the coding sequence ATGATCTTTAATACAGAAATGGAAACGCTACCAAGAGAGAAAATGAAAGAACTGCAACTGGCACGCTTGAAAGAAACGGTCAAACGCGTATACGAGCGCGTCCCTTTCCACACAAAAGCATTCAATGAGACTGGTGTAAAACCAGAAGATATCCAATCGATCGAAGACATACAGAAGCTCCCATTTATGAAAAAGACAGACTTGCGGGAAAATTATCCCTTCAATCTGTTTGCAGTCGAAATGAAGGAAGTGGCACGTATTCACGGCTCTTCCGGGACAAAAGGAAAACCGACTGTGGTCGGCTACACCAAAAAAGACCTGGAGAATTGGGCGGAGATCGTGGCGCGCGCCATTTGCTGTGCGGGTGGAGAGCCGGGAGACATTTTCCATAACGCGTATGGCTACGGCCTTTTTACAGGCGGTTTGGGATTGCACAACGGCATCGAGCACATGGGCGCAGTCGCAGTGCCGGTATCCGGCGGCAATACCTCCCGTCAAATTACGTTGATCGAGGACTTCAAGCCACGTGGCATTGCAGCAACGCCATCCTATGTCCTCAACATCGTGGAAGAGATGAAAAAGCAAGGAATCGATCCACGTGAGACGAGTGTCAAATACGGAATTTTTGGTGCAGAGCCGTGGTCGGAAGAAATGCGCGTACAGCTGGAGCATGAGCTCGACATTAAAGCGGTGGACATTTACGGGCTGAGCGAAGTGATGGGGCCAGGTGTTTCCATTGAATGCCATGAGGTGCAGGATGGTCTGCATATCGCAGAAGACCATTTCTACGCAGAAATTATCGATCCGAATACCGGAGAAGTGCTCCCATACGGACAAGAGGGCGAGCTCGTATTCACGTCGCTGACGAAAGAAGCATTCCCGGTTGTGCGCTATCGCACGGGTGATATCGCTTCCCTCAATCCTGAGCCCTGTAAGTGTGGACGGACAACCATGCGGATGTCGCGCATCAAAGGACGTGTAGATGACATGCTCATTATTCGCGGGGTCAATGTGTTCCCGACAGAGATCGAGTCCGTTCTGCTTACGTTTAACCAATTGGCTCCACACTACCAGGTCGTCATTGAACGCGACGGTGCTCTCGACCGTTTTGAGGTGCACTGTGAGCTGACACCAGCATATGCAAATGAGATCAGTGGAAATGACAGCTCTGCTCTCTCACCATTGGTAAAAGAAATTTGCCATCACATCAAAAATACGTTGGGCGTGTCCGTGGTGCTGCGGGTGCAACCGCCAAATTCCTTGACGCGCAGCGAAGGAAAAGCGATTCGAGTCGTAGATAACCGAAACAAATCACAGGCAGCTATGTAA
- the coxB gene encoding cytochrome c oxidase subunit II: MKGWQQYWRQLSLFGLLALVLTGCGRDELSALKPSGPVAAMQFDLMKLSSAIMIGVFIVVMTIFTYVLIRYRKRPGQQGIPKQVEGNHALEILWTVIPFLLLIIMAIPTVTTGFALHKEYPKEEAVQVKVTAHQFWWEFEYPDLGVATAQDLVLPVGKKVQFVLSASDVKHAFWIPALGGKIDTNPGQENKMWLQADKTGIYYGKCAELCGASHALMDFKVEVMEQADFDTWVANMKGVQAKEPVTATSPLAAEGQQIFDKSCLGCHAVAGKGGKMGPNLTNFADRERVAGIKAHTPQNIAEWLKDPQKMKPGNKMPNLNLDDTQVKALVEYMETLSVSEKK, translated from the coding sequence ATGAAGGGTTGGCAACAGTATTGGCGTCAGCTTTCCCTATTTGGTTTGCTGGCGCTAGTGTTAACCGGGTGTGGCAGAGATGAGCTCTCAGCGCTCAAGCCCTCTGGTCCGGTAGCTGCGATGCAGTTTGACCTGATGAAGCTGTCCTCCGCTATCATGATCGGCGTCTTCATTGTCGTTATGACGATCTTTACGTACGTCCTTATTCGTTATCGTAAGCGTCCCGGACAGCAAGGCATTCCTAAGCAGGTCGAAGGAAATCATGCACTTGAAATTCTTTGGACGGTAATTCCTTTCTTGCTCCTTATCATCATGGCGATTCCAACTGTTACTACCGGTTTCGCACTGCACAAGGAGTATCCAAAAGAGGAAGCAGTTCAAGTCAAGGTTACTGCTCACCAATTCTGGTGGGAATTCGAGTATCCTGATCTTGGAGTAGCAACTGCACAAGACTTGGTATTGCCAGTTGGCAAAAAGGTTCAATTCGTATTAAGCGCATCTGATGTTAAGCACGCATTCTGGATTCCTGCATTGGGCGGTAAAATCGATACGAACCCAGGGCAAGAAAACAAAATGTGGTTGCAAGCAGACAAAACAGGCATTTACTACGGTAAGTGTGCGGAGCTCTGTGGAGCGTCCCATGCCTTGATGGATTTCAAGGTAGAAGTAATGGAACAAGCAGATTTTGACACTTGGGTAGCTAACATGAAGGGCGTTCAGGCAAAAGAACCTGTAACGGCAACTTCTCCACTGGCTGCAGAAGGTCAACAAATCTTCGATAAGAGCTGTTTGGGATGTCACGCTGTGGCAGGTAAAGGCGGCAAGATGGGTCCAAACCTGACTAACTTTGCAGATCGCGAACGTGTAGCAGGTATCAAAGCTCATACGCCTCAAAACATTGCAGAGTGGCTGAAAGATCCGCAAAAAATGAAGCCGGGCAACAAAATGCCTAACCTCAACCTCGATGACACACAAGTGAAAGCGCTTGTAGAGTACATGGAGACATTGAGCGTAAGCGAAAAAAAGTAA
- a CDS encoding enoyl-CoA hydratase-related protein, whose protein sequence is MYETILYEVSEGVALVTLNRPDKFNAFTAVMNKEITDALKQAQKDADVRCIVLTGAGRAFNAGQDLSDVSGGGDVDYGGFLRDRYNPMILQFQKTEKPIIAAVNGVAAGAGMSVALACDIRLASEKASFVNAFVNIGLVPDSGGCYFLPRIVGIGKALELAMTGEKVSAEEALRIGLVNQVYPAESFMEDALAYARKLASLPTKGIGLIKRTMYKGLEMGLEETLEYEAFAQEAAGSTEDHKEGVTAFMEKRAPRFTGR, encoded by the coding sequence ATGTACGAAACGATTCTCTATGAGGTGTCAGAAGGTGTAGCACTGGTGACCTTGAACCGTCCGGACAAATTCAATGCGTTTACAGCCGTCATGAACAAGGAAATCACCGATGCGTTGAAGCAAGCGCAGAAGGATGCGGATGTGCGCTGCATCGTTCTCACCGGAGCAGGGCGCGCGTTCAATGCGGGTCAGGATCTCAGTGACGTTTCTGGGGGAGGAGATGTGGATTACGGTGGTTTCTTGCGGGATCGTTATAATCCAATGATCCTCCAGTTTCAAAAAACAGAGAAACCGATCATCGCAGCGGTAAACGGTGTAGCAGCAGGTGCAGGTATGAGTGTTGCGCTGGCGTGCGATATTCGCCTGGCATCGGAAAAGGCATCCTTCGTCAATGCTTTTGTCAACATCGGGCTCGTTCCTGATTCAGGAGGCTGCTACTTCTTGCCGCGCATCGTCGGGATCGGCAAGGCGTTGGAGCTGGCGATGACGGGGGAAAAGGTATCCGCTGAGGAAGCGCTGCGGATCGGACTGGTCAATCAGGTGTACCCTGCCGAGAGCTTCATGGAGGATGCGTTGGCGTATGCCCGCAAGCTGGCGTCACTGCCGACGAAGGGGATTGGTTTGATCAAGCGCACGATGTACAAAGGTCTTGAGATGGGGTTGGAAGAGACCTTGGAATATGAAGCTTTTGCACAAGAAGCGGCTGGCAGCACAGAGGATCACAAAGAAGGGGTCACCGCTTTCATGGAAAAACGTGCGCCTCGTTTTACAGGCCGTTAG
- the ctaD gene encoding cytochrome c oxidase subunit I, which translates to MSAHASHAPNRSGLWDYLTTVDHKKIAILYLIAGGIFFLAGGLEALLIRLQLMYPELQLVGAKTFNELITMHGTTMIFLAVMPIIFALMNAIVPLQIGARDVAFPFVNALGFWLFFFGGVLLNTSWFLGGAPDAGWTSYTTLALNQYSGIGVDFYVLGLQIAGLGTLIGGINFLVTIINMRAPGMTFMRMPMFTWSSFITSGLILFAFPAITVGLVLLMFDRLFGGNFFNPDAGGNVVIWEHLFWIFGHPEVYILILPAFGIISEVVSTFSRKRLFGYSSMVFATALIGFLGFMVWAHHMFTTGLGAIANTLFGLATMLIAVPTGIKIFNWLLTMWGGQIRFPTANLFAVGFIPTFTIGGMTGVMLAVPPADYQYHDSYFVVAHFHYVIVGGLVFGLFAGLYYWWPKMFGKMLNETIGKWNFWTFFIGFHLTFFPQHFLGLMGMPRRVFTYLKDQNLDMGNFISTIGAFGMTIGTILFLINVVVAAKSSKRAPADPWDGRSLEWAIPSPPPEYNFVQTPLVRGLDALWVEKMAGNKGMTPAEPIGDIHMPSPSFLPFLMSLGLFVAGYGFIYHNYVVVVIGMLFTLGCMFTRSVKDDPGYHIHEDELEEKGVKA; encoded by the coding sequence GTGTCTGCACATGCTTCTCATGCACCAAATCGCTCGGGGCTGTGGGATTATCTTACGACAGTGGACCATAAGAAGATTGCGATCCTGTATTTGATTGCTGGTGGGATTTTCTTCTTGGCTGGTGGTTTGGAAGCCCTGCTGATTCGTTTGCAGTTGATGTACCCAGAACTTCAATTGGTTGGTGCCAAGACTTTTAACGAATTAATTACGATGCACGGCACCACGATGATTTTCTTGGCGGTTATGCCGATCATTTTCGCTTTGATGAACGCGATTGTTCCCCTTCAAATCGGTGCACGCGACGTAGCATTCCCGTTTGTTAACGCACTCGGATTCTGGCTATTCTTCTTCGGGGGAGTGCTACTGAACACAAGCTGGTTCTTGGGTGGCGCACCTGATGCTGGTTGGACATCGTATACCACTTTGGCTTTGAATCAATACAGTGGAATCGGCGTAGACTTCTACGTACTCGGTTTGCAAATTGCCGGTCTCGGAACGCTGATTGGTGGTATTAACTTCCTGGTTACCATCATCAACATGCGTGCTCCAGGTATGACATTCATGCGTATGCCAATGTTCACCTGGTCGTCCTTTATTACATCCGGTTTGATCCTCTTCGCATTCCCTGCGATTACCGTTGGTCTGGTTCTGTTGATGTTTGACCGTTTGTTCGGCGGAAACTTTTTCAACCCTGACGCAGGTGGTAACGTTGTTATCTGGGAGCACTTGTTCTGGATCTTCGGTCACCCCGAAGTATACATTTTGATTCTCCCAGCATTCGGTATCATTTCTGAAGTGGTTTCTACATTCTCAAGAAAGCGTCTGTTCGGTTACAGCTCCATGGTATTTGCAACTGCGCTGATCGGTTTCTTGGGCTTCATGGTGTGGGCTCACCACATGTTCACAACAGGTTTGGGCGCAATTGCCAACACACTGTTTGGACTTGCAACCATGTTGATTGCTGTTCCTACAGGTATCAAAATCTTTAACTGGCTGTTGACCATGTGGGGCGGTCAAATCCGCTTCCCTACCGCAAACCTGTTTGCAGTAGGATTTATCCCAACATTTACAATCGGTGGTATGACAGGGGTTATGCTTGCGGTTCCGCCGGCTGACTACCAATATCATGACAGTTATTTCGTAGTTGCTCACTTCCACTACGTTATCGTAGGGGGTCTCGTATTCGGTCTCTTTGCAGGTCTGTACTACTGGTGGCCGAAAATGTTCGGTAAAATGCTGAACGAAACAATCGGTAAATGGAACTTCTGGACGTTCTTCATTGGTTTCCACCTTACCTTCTTCCCGCAACACTTCCTGGGTCTGATGGGGATGCCGCGCCGCGTCTTTACATACCTCAAAGATCAGAACCTGGATATGGGTAACTTTATCAGTACGATCGGTGCATTTGGTATGACAATCGGTACCATCCTATTCTTGATCAACGTAGTCGTTGCAGCGAAAAGCTCCAAACGCGCTCCTGCAGATCCATGGGATGGACGTTCACTCGAATGGGCGATTCCTTCGCCGCCGCCAGAGTACAACTTCGTTCAAACGCCTCTCGTTCGCGGTTTGGATGCGTTGTGGGTGGAGAAAATGGCTGGTAACAAAGGCATGACGCCTGCGGAGCCGATTGGCGACATTCACATGCCATCGCCATCGTTCTTGCCATTCCTGATGTCTCTCGGATTGTTCGTAGCAGGCTATGGCTTTATCTACCACAACTATGTGGTCGTAGTCATTGGAATGCTCTTTACACTCGGCTGCATGTTTACCCGTTCTGTGAAAGACGATCCAGGTTATCACATTCATGAAGATGAACTCGAAGAGAAAGGGGTAAAGGCTTAA
- a CDS encoding EthD family reductase — MVKLVAIYRKPEDIDAFDKHYFEVHGPLAEKMPGLIKMEVSKIYGTPMGESDLHLMAEMYFESKEALMEALSSPEGRAAGKDLRGFAGPIVSMHFAEVV; from the coding sequence ATGGTGAAATTGGTAGCAATTTATCGCAAGCCCGAAGATATTGATGCTTTTGACAAGCATTATTTCGAGGTACATGGCCCATTGGCAGAAAAAATGCCTGGCTTAATCAAAATGGAAGTGAGCAAAATCTACGGAACGCCAATGGGAGAATCCGACCTGCATCTGATGGCAGAAATGTACTTTGAATCGAAAGAAGCTTTGATGGAAGCGTTGTCATCTCCTGAAGGTCGCGCAGCAGGAAAAGACCTCCGTGGCTTCGCCGGACCAATTGTGTCCATGCATTTTGCAGAAGTCGTTTAA
- a CDS encoding PaaI family thioesterase: MSVEIRNRFNHYLGIEVVHRDEQGCKVALKIRPELFNSIEGVVHGGVTATLADVAMGHGAAPHVDGVQQCVTVESKIQYLHPARGEVLEAQSHVLKQGKSLIVMEARVTCDGKLVAFATGTYARVNPPAQGGR; the protein is encoded by the coding sequence ATGTCAGTGGAGATCCGTAATCGATTCAACCACTACCTGGGCATAGAAGTCGTGCATCGAGATGAACAGGGCTGTAAGGTAGCACTGAAAATTCGCCCCGAGCTGTTCAATAGCATCGAAGGTGTCGTACACGGAGGCGTTACGGCGACACTAGCCGATGTGGCAATGGGGCATGGGGCAGCACCTCATGTGGATGGCGTACAGCAATGTGTGACGGTGGAGAGCAAGATTCAATACCTGCACCCTGCACGCGGTGAGGTACTAGAGGCACAATCCCATGTATTGAAACAAGGAAAAAGCTTGATCGTGATGGAAGCACGCGTGACTTGTGATGGCAAGCTTGTGGCTTTTGCTACCGGTACGTATGCACGTGTTAACCCGCCTGCACAAGGAGGACGTTGA
- a CDS encoding enoyl-CoA hydratase-related protein — protein sequence MMEESVRFEREGHIGLITLNRPDELNALNYNTLERLGNLIEQVRLDAKEIRVVIVKAEGRAFSAGADLKERRTLTEQQVRRNVRKIRDVFTALERLPQPTIAMINGFAFGGGFELALACDFRYAVADAKMGLTEVSLGIIPGAGGTQRLSRLIGPSKAKELILTARRIQAEEAQQIGFVNAVAKDIEELRELAMGLANEILANAPLAVYQAKSAIDRGSSVDLQTGLDIETMCYEVIIPTTDRLEALEAFREKRKPVFKGE from the coding sequence ATGATGGAAGAGAGTGTTCGCTTTGAACGTGAAGGACATATAGGACTGATTACGCTGAATCGTCCAGATGAACTGAATGCGCTGAACTACAATACATTGGAGCGCCTGGGAAACTTGATTGAGCAGGTGCGGTTGGATGCAAAAGAGATTCGTGTGGTCATCGTGAAGGCAGAAGGGCGAGCATTTAGCGCAGGGGCAGATTTGAAGGAGCGTCGTACACTAACGGAACAGCAGGTACGCCGCAATGTCCGCAAAATCCGCGATGTATTTACTGCGTTGGAGAGGCTTCCGCAGCCGACCATTGCCATGATCAACGGATTTGCTTTTGGCGGGGGTTTTGAGCTGGCCCTGGCCTGTGATTTCCGCTATGCCGTCGCAGATGCCAAAATGGGTCTGACAGAGGTGAGTTTGGGCATCATTCCTGGGGCGGGTGGTACGCAGCGGTTGTCTCGCTTGATCGGACCTTCCAAGGCAAAAGAGCTGATCCTGACTGCCAGGCGCATCCAAGCGGAGGAAGCGCAGCAAATCGGTTTTGTAAATGCAGTTGCAAAAGATATAGAAGAGCTGCGTGAGCTGGCAATGGGGCTGGCGAACGAGATTTTGGCAAATGCTCCGTTGGCGGTTTATCAGGCAAAATCAGCGATTGATCGCGGAAGCAGTGTCGATTTGCAGACAGGTCTAGATATCGAAACAATGTGCTATGAAGTAATTATTCCCACGACAGATCGTCTGGAAGCATTGGAAGCCTTTCGCGAAAAGCGAAAACCAGTTTTTAAGGGCGAGTAA
- a CDS encoding enoyl-CoA hydratase-related protein yields MAYEYISVASEDGVGIITLNRPKILNALNLQLVDELVDQLEQMDRDPDIRVIILTGNARAFAAGADINEMAEASAIDIMKRNQFAVWDRISLISKPIIGAVSGFVLGGGCELMMNCDIVIASETAVIGQPEIKLGVMPGAGGTQRLTRVVGERKALEMLLTGEPISAKEALKYGLVNRVVPVEAYYQEALKLAKQIAQQPPLAVQVIKKAVYKAGDLPLQEGMDYERNSFYLLLASEDRKEGMQAFLEKRKPRFTGN; encoded by the coding sequence ATGGCCTATGAATATATTAGCGTAGCCAGTGAAGATGGTGTCGGTATCATTACGTTGAATCGACCGAAGATTCTAAACGCACTGAATTTGCAGCTTGTCGACGAATTGGTTGACCAGCTGGAGCAAATGGACCGCGACCCGGATATTCGGGTGATCATCCTGACTGGCAACGCGAGGGCGTTCGCAGCGGGTGCCGACATTAATGAAATGGCGGAAGCATCAGCTATCGACATCATGAAGCGCAATCAGTTCGCGGTTTGGGATCGCATCTCACTCATCTCCAAGCCGATTATTGGTGCCGTCAGCGGTTTTGTGCTCGGTGGTGGCTGTGAATTAATGATGAACTGCGATATCGTGATCGCTTCGGAGACAGCCGTCATTGGTCAACCGGAAATCAAGCTGGGAGTCATGCCTGGGGCTGGTGGTACACAGCGTCTGACGCGTGTGGTAGGTGAGCGAAAAGCACTGGAGATGCTGCTCACAGGTGAACCGATTTCGGCCAAGGAAGCGTTGAAATACGGACTGGTCAATCGGGTAGTGCCAGTGGAGGCGTACTATCAAGAAGCGCTCAAGCTGGCGAAGCAAATCGCCCAGCAGCCGCCGCTCGCGGTACAGGTAATCAAAAAAGCCGTGTACAAAGCTGGTGATCTCCCCCTGCAAGAGGGAATGGATTACGAGCGAAACAGCTTTTATCTTCTTTTGGCAAGCGAAGATCGAAAAGAAGGCATGCAAGCTTTTCTGGAGAAGCGCAAACCCCGTTTTACGGGAAATTAG
- a CDS encoding cytochrome C oxidase subunit IV family protein, whose amino-acid sequence MGAQAHNEEVRKPKVKHDGPKRHIVAFIGSLVLTALAFIAVAYEAIPSGFTVPFIVALAFVQAFFQLYVWMHMDQKGHEFARISIFAGLFVIMLAIFVFIFWVWI is encoded by the coding sequence ATGGGAGCACAAGCTCATAATGAAGAGGTACGCAAGCCGAAAGTCAAACACGATGGTCCGAAAAGACACATTGTTGCTTTCATCGGATCTCTCGTATTGACCGCACTGGCATTCATTGCGGTGGCGTATGAAGCAATTCCATCAGGTTTTACCGTACCATTCATCGTAGCATTGGCCTTTGTTCAAGCGTTCTTCCAGCTGTATGTCTGGATGCACATGGATCAAAAAGGTCATGAGTTTGCACGGATCAGTATTTTCGCAGGATTGTTTGTAATTATGTTGGCGATCTTCGTCTTTATTTTCTGGGTGTGGATCTAG
- a CDS encoding cytochrome c oxidase subunit 3: protein MATNHAHAVLPDEPEKATLEGKNKVLGFWLFLGGETVLFGSLFATFIALRDQANGGPTSQSLFDMNLVAVATLLLLTSSMTSVMATLALHKKDLKKIQLWLTITVLLGLGFLALEIYEFVHYVNEGLKMSTSAFSSAFYTLVGFHGAHVAFGICWIILLQVSATKKGLTVVTAPKFYLACLYWHFIDVVWVFIFTVVYLMGMIGGKVG, encoded by the coding sequence ATGGCTACTAATCACGCACATGCAGTATTGCCTGACGAACCGGAAAAAGCCACCCTTGAAGGCAAGAATAAGGTTCTTGGCTTCTGGCTCTTCCTTGGTGGGGAGACAGTTCTCTTCGGTTCCTTGTTTGCAACATTTATCGCTCTTCGTGATCAGGCAAATGGTGGACCAACGTCCCAATCGTTGTTTGACATGAATCTCGTTGCTGTGGCAACACTTCTCTTGCTTACCAGCTCGATGACAAGTGTTATGGCTACGCTGGCTCTGCACAAGAAAGACCTGAAGAAGATTCAGCTATGGCTGACCATCACTGTATTGCTCGGTCTCGGCTTCCTTGCTTTGGAGATTTACGAGTTCGTACACTATGTGAATGAAGGATTGAAAATGTCAACGAGTGCATTCTCGTCTGCCTTCTACACATTGGTTGGATTCCACGGAGCTCACGTAGCGTTCGGGATTTGCTGGATCATTCTTTTGCAAGTATCTGCGACGAAAAAGGGCCTGACGGTAGTAACTGCACCGAAGTTCTACCTGGCATGTCTGTACTGGCACTTTATCGACGTTGTATGGGTATTCATCTTTACCGTGGTATATCTCATGGGTATGATCGGTGGAAAGGTGGGATAA